The genomic interval CGAAGAACATCATCACGTGCAGCACGCCCAGCAGGACCCGCTGGAGCAGGTTCGCCGAACTGGAATCAATCATTATGTGTTTGTCCCCCGAGCAAAGAATGCGGTGGCGGTTCGCCGCCTGTCAAGCGGAGATCGTCGTTTGCGGGGCTATGATCGCCTGCGATGATCATCGGCCAAACCGGGATGTCGGCGGCGCCCTTCAACCTACCCGGCAGTGACGGGCGGCAACACAGCCTCCAAGACTACCGGGGTGAATGGCTGTTGCTCGTCATGCATCGCCACCTTCGTTGACTCGCCTGCCGCCGGCACCTGCTGCAGTTGCAGCAGAAGGAACACCTGTTGCGCGAGTTGAGGATCCGTGTCTGCATCGTGACGTTCGAAGGGGAAGCGGCGGCCCGTGCGTACGCGGCAGAAACGGGAACGCCCTGGCCAGTGCTTTCGGACCGCGACAAGGGACTCTACGAAGCGTACGGCATGGGACGGTTGTCGTGGCGCCAGTTGGCCCAACCGTCCGCGATCGCCCTCTATCTTGGCGAAATCCTGAAGGGCAAACTTCCGCAGCAGCCGGAGGCCGATCCGCACCAGGCGGGAGGCGACGTCCTCATCGACCCGGCCGGCATCGTCCGACTGGTTCACGCCAACAGCGGTTCAGCCGACCGGCCTACGGTTCAGCGCCTTCTGAATGCGCGGCGCGCCGCCGAACCGGCACCGCATCGTGAATCGCCGTGACCCGGTGACCGTCCGGTACA from Acidobacteriota bacterium carries:
- a CDS encoding redoxin domain-containing protein; amino-acid sequence: MLQLQQKEHLLRELRIRVCIVTFEGEAAARAYAAETGTPWPVLSDRDKGLYEAYGMGRLSWRQLAQPSAIALYLGEILKGKLPQQPEADPHQAGGDVLIDPAGIVRLVHANSGSADRPTVQRLLNARRAAEPAPHRESP